gaaaagctgctagctcaattGCCTCTTTCttcgtggcatgcataacctgaaagatcctgtgaagctgatctatgaaatcctgcgggtcctccctctgatctgttcCCGTAAACTCTGGgagactcaaagcaataaactctcggacccttgaactcccagacccctcagaagatcctgcactagcgggtgccctagcatgttgctgggtagctaccaaatgtgtcaacaaatgcaccgcactcctcaagtcatGATCTGATGGAAGCAGAGGGGGAACTAGATGTGCggtctccctaggaatctcctcaggtggtggaggagccggtaatggttgagtaggggtctctccctgggcctcaaattgggccccatctactaAGGGTACCCTGCTAGTCTCCTCATCTACttttgtatctctcctctggctagccgtagtcttcctagtcaccgtcatctgtgcatacagatgccaacacgtaagtttaattcaaatttcctataacttagttctacaacacgatttagattcgagagaagggtaaccaactcctaaatgcctgtagtcccctgcttatataatgtggtgcacaacacatctataaacaagaccctgctagacacgacttgtagactccctaggacaaaactgctctgatatcactttCGTCACATCCCGAACCTCGGgtgcgagaccggcacccggtgcctcacctatccttgcgtaccaacttgcgactaagggaatctgaacatataatgtcatactttggccatgggccacattgcaagacaatttgcgaagcaaaatataaaattgaatggataccaatgctgactaaacatcaatataaagctgggccggcaaggccgtcataactactaaagctgacaaaccaacaaaatatatatacaaggtCTACAAACTCAACATACCGCACTGACTTACAGGATATGTCTACATgtctctactgatggatgtactgtgatcggaacagggacCCGACttacccataacctatatacatagatacacaagatgtacacaaaactctagacccggcaactccgaaggacgtggagcttaccgataaagctaaaCTCAGGAAActcctactgaggaggtctacgcGTCTATttgtctgaacctgcacacatgaaatgcagcgtccctagaAAAAGGGACGTAAGTACGAAATAACGTCCGAGTAtacaaggcaataaaataactgaaagctgaaactgaactgataatataataactgaaagtaactgggagtcaaagatgctctagagatatacttacctactgataccgactcaactctctcaatatagtaaataaaatagatgtccgaccctataaggcttgAAACGTGTAATTGTtctaccatagtaggctcgctcataggcgctcggccatactaggctctgtaacTCGGCCAAGCTGggatcgctcataggcgctcgactatagtaggctcggtatataacttaccatatggtcagagattgcccaataggggccttcccaccgattatagcttgatggtggggaaaatactataatactgtatatatatatagaccatgcgcctcttgactgaaagaagacaatactcaattgaatatgacgTCCTAATAAGGgaaa
The DNA window shown above is from Nicotiana tomentosiformis chromosome 8, ASM39032v3, whole genome shotgun sequence and carries:
- the LOC138897345 gene encoding uncharacterized protein, with protein sequence MTVTRKTTASQRRDTKVDEETSRVPLVDGAQFEAQGETPTQPLPAPPPPEEIPRETAHLVPPLLPSDHDLRSAVHLLTHLVATQQHARAPASAGSSEGSGSSRVREFIALSLPEFTGTDQREDPQDFIDQLHRIFQVMHATKKEAIELAAFQLLDIAILWYEGWERSRGRDASPAIWENFSDAFLD